DNA from Bradyrhizobium japonicum USDA 6:
CATCGTGCTGTCGGATTTCTGGTCGCCGGTCGCGGAGATCAAATCCATGCTCGCGGGCCTGTCCGGCTCCGGCGCGCATGGCACGATGGTGCAAGTGGTCGATCCCGCCGAAGAGTCCTTCCCTTATTCCGGCCGCATCGAGTTCGTCGAGCCCGAGGGCTTCGGCGTGATCACGGCGGGCCGCGCCGAGAGCTGGGCGCAGGACTACACCGCGCGGCTCGCGCTGCACCGCGACCAGATCCGCGCCGAGACCAGCAGGCTAGACTGGCTGTTCACGACCCATGCGACCGACCGCTCCGCCGCCGAGCTCTTGCTGTTCCTGCATGCCGGCATGCAGGTGAGCAAGTCGGGCACCCGCACCACGACGATCAAGGTGGGGCCGGCCGCATGATGGGATTGCCGCTCGCCTTCACCGAACCGCTGCTCCTGATCGGCCTCGTCAGCCTGCCCGTGCTGTGGTGGCTGCTGCGCGTGATGCCGCCGCGGCCGCGCCGGATCGAGTTTCCGCCGACACGCCTGCTGTTCGACATCGCACCTCGCGAAGAGACGCCCTCGCGGACGCCGTGGTGGCTGACCGCGCTGCGGCTCCTGGCTGCAGCCCTCGTCATTTTCGCCGCCGCCGGCCCGATCTGGAATCCGCAAACGGGCGCCGCCGGCAGCAAGGCGCCCCTGATGATCATGTTCGACGACGGCTGGAGCGCCGCATCGCACTGGGATGTCAGGGTCAGGGCCGCCGACGAGCTGATCGCCAACGCCGACAACGACCGCCGCGCCATCGCGCTGGTGCCGCTGTCCGAGCCGAACCGCGACATCACCCTGATGCCGGCGGGTGCGGCGCGCGTCGCACTGCGCCAGCTCGCGCCAAAGCCCTACTCGATCGATCGCGTTGAAACCCTGACCGCGATCGACCGTTTCCTGAAGGCCACCGGCGACTGCGAGATCGCCTGGCTGTCGGATGGCGTCGATACCGGCCGCGGCGAGGACTTCGTGCAAGGCCTTGGCAAGACCATCGGAGATCGCAGCCTGACGGTGTTCGAAGGCGGCACGTCCTCCCCGCTGGCGCTCGTCGCCGCCGAGAACGCCGCCGCCAAGATGACGGTGAAGGTGCTGCGCACCGACAGCGGCATCGCCGTCGGCACCGTGCGCGCGCTGGACCAGAAGTCCTCGCCGATCGGCGAAGCGCGTTATTCGTTCGGCCCGCAAGACAAGGAAACCGAAGCCTCGTTCGACCTTCCGGTCGAGCTGCGCAACGACATCACGCGGCTCGACATATCGGGCGAGCGTTCGGCCGGCGCGGTGCAACTGCTCGACAAGCGGTGGCGCCGCCGCGCCATCGGCATCGTCACCGGCACGACCAGCGAGACCGCGCAGCCGCTGCTGGCCCCGACCTTCTACCTGACCCGTGCGCTGGCGCCGTTCGCCGACGTGCGGCTCGCCGACCGAGGCTCGCCGCAGCAGGGCATCACGCAATTCCTCGACCAGAAGCTGCCGATGATCATCCTCGCCGATGTCGGCACCGTCGCTCCTGAAATCCGCGAGCGCCTCAACGCCTGGATCGACCAGGGCGGCGTGCTGGTGCGCTTCGCCGGACCAAGGCTGGCACAGGCCGAGGACGATCTCGTGCCGGTCAAGCTGCGCAAGGGCGGCCGCACGCTCGGCGGCAGCCTGACCTGGGAGAAGCCGCAGCATCTCGCCGCCTTCGCGGCGAACGGCCCGTTTGCCGGCGTCGCAGTCCCCAAGGACGTTACCGTGAACCGCCAGGTGCTGGCCGAGCCCGACGCGGTGCTCGCCACCAAGAGCTGGGCCTCGCTGGAAGACGGCACGCCGCTCGTCACCGGCGAGCATCGCGGCAAGGGCCTGGTCAGCCTGTTCCACGTCAGCGCCGACATGCGCTGGTCTGACTTGCCGATGTCGGGCACCTTCGTCGAAATGCTGCGCCGGGTCGTCGACATGTCCGGCTACACCGCCAAGCCCGGGCCGGGGGTCGCGGCCGAGGCGAGCACCGAGACCGTGGCGCCGCTGCACATCCTCGACGGCTTCGGCGCATTCGGTCCGCCGCCGGCCACCGCAAAGCCGCTGCCCGCGGATTATCGCGACCGCGCTACGCCCGATCATCCGCCCGGCTTCTATGGTCCGGCAGAAGGACCGCTCGCCGTGAACACGCTCGCAGCTTCCGACCGCATCGCAGCGCTAAACACCACAGGCCTGCGCGCCCGGCACGCGACCTACACCAATGCCGAACCGCGCGACCTGCGCGGCTGGCTGCTGTCGACGGCACTCGCGCTGTTCCTGATCGACGCCATCATCGTCGCAGTGCTCGGCGGCGGGATCGCCGCGCTGCTGCGCCGGCGCGCCGCGACAGCCATGATCGTCGTCGGGCTGGCGCTTGCAGGCCTGGTGTCGCTTGCGCCGGCGCCGTCGCGCGCCGATGGCGCCTCCGACGAGTTCGCCATGAAGGCGGTGTCGCAAACCCGCCTCGCCTATGTCGTCACCGGCAATGCCGACGTCGATTCCATCGTCAAGGCCGGCATGTCCGGTCTGACCCAGTTCCTGGCGCAGCGCACCGCGCTGGAGGCCGGCGATCCCGTCGGCATCGATCCCGGCCGCGACGAGCTTGCCTTCTTCCCGCTGATCTACTGGCCGATCGTGCCGGGCGCGCCCAAGCCGCCGCAGGATGCCATCAACAAGATCGACGCCTACATGAAGCAGGGCGGCACCGTGCTGTTCGACACCCGCGACGCGATCGAAGCGCCGCCCGGCGAGAACGGCGCCGCGCAGACCCCGGGCATGCAGACGCTGCGCGAGATCCTGTCGTCGCTCGACGTGCCCGAGCTCGAGCCGGTGCCGCGCGAGCACGTCCTGACCAAGACTTTTTATCTGCTGCGCGACTTCCCGGGCCGTTTCAGCACCGGCCAGACCTGGGTCGAGGCCCTGCCGCGCGATGAAGATGACGACAGCGCGCAGCGGCCGGCCCGCGGCGGCGACGGCGTCTCGCCGATCATTATCACCTCGAATGACCTGGCCGGCGCCTGGGCGCAGCGGCTCGACGGTCAGTTCATGCTGCCGATGTCCGGCGGCGACGCCCGCCAGCGCGAATTCGCCTACCGCGCCGGCGCCAACATCGTGATGTACACCCTGACCGGCAACTACAAGGCCGACCAGGTGCACGCACCGGCCCTGATCGAACGGTTGGGGCAATGAGCATGATCCGGAAAAGTGGGAACCGGTTTTCCGAGGAGATCATGCTCTCACTGAATAGAAGATCGACATGAATTACGGCATTGCGTTCACGCCGCTTGTTCCCGCGATCGTCCTGTGGCTCGCGCTGGCCGCGATCGTCGTCGTTGCGCTCGTGCTGCTGGTGACGCGTGCGCGCGGCGCAGCCGTGCGCGTCGCCGCGCTGGCGCTGTTCCTGCTGGCGCTCGCCAACCCCTCCTTCACCCGCGAGGACCGCGATCCCCTCACCTCGGTCGCCGCCGTCGTGGTCGACAAGAGCCCGAGCCAGAATTTCGGCAACCGGAATCGCGAAGCCGCGCAAGCGCAGGAAGCGCTGGTCGACAGCCTGAAGAAGATCAAGGGCCTCGAGGTCCGCGTTGTCGACGCCGGACAGGCCGATGGCGAGACTGACGGCACAAAACTGTTCGGGGCGCTGGCCACCGCGCTGTCGGACGTGCCGGTCGATCGCGTCGCCGGCGCGTTCCTGATCACCGACGGCCGGGTCCACGACATCCCGGCCAACACCGCCGGGCTCGGCTTCCAGGCGCCGGTGCACGCGCTGATCACCGGGCAGAAGGACGAGCGCGACCGCCGCATCGCGATCACGGCGGCGCCGCGCTTCGGCATCGTCGGACAGACCCAGACCATCACCTACCGCCTCGACGACCAGGGCGTCGCCGGCGAGCGCGCCAAGGTCACGATCCGCAGGGACGGCGAGGTCCTGGGCGAGCGCACGCTATCGAGCGGCCAGAGCGCGAGCGTCGACGTCGACATCAAGCATGCCGGGCCGAACATCGTCGAGATCGAGGCCTCGCCGCTCGAGAAAGAGCTGACGCCGGTGAACAACCGCGCCGTCGTCGCCATCGACGGCGTGCGCGACAAGCTGCGCGTGCTGCTGGTCTCGGGCGAGCCGCATTCCGGCGAGCGCACCTGGCGCAACCTGCTGAAGTCCGACGCCAGCGTCGACCTCGTGCACTTCACCATTCTGCGTCCGCCGGAGAAGCAGGACGGCACGCCAATCAACGAGCTGTCGCTGATCGCGTTTCCGACCCGCGAGCTGTTCCAGCAGAAGATCAACGAATTCCAGCTGATCATCTTCGATCGCTACGCCCGCCAGGGCGTGCTGCCGATCGCCTATTTCGACAACATCGCGCGCTACGTCCGCGCGGGCGGCGCGGTGCTGGTCTCGGCCGGCCCCGACTATGCCTCCAACACCAGCATCTGGCGCACGCCGCTGGATTCGGTGCTGCCGGCAGAACCCGTCGGCGTGACGGAAAAGCCGTTCTATGCGCATCTGTCGGAGATCGGAAAACGCCATCCGGTGACGCGCGGCCTCGAAGGCTCGGCCTCCGAACCGCCGCGCTGGAGCCGCTTCTTCCGCACCGTCGACACCCGCAATGCGGTCAACCCGCCGGTGATGACGGGCGTCGACGGCAAGCCGCTATTGTTCCTGTCGCGCTTCGGCGAGGGCCGCGTCGCGCTCTTGCTTTCCGACCACATCTGGCTGTGGGCGCGCGGCTATGAAGGTGGCGGTCCGCATCTCGATCTCTTGCGGCGGATGTCGCACTGGCTGATGAAGCAGCCTGACCTCGATGAAGAGGCGCTGCGCCTTCAGGTGCAGGGCAAGGACCTCGTCGTGGTGCGCCAGACGATGTCGGACAGCGTCCAGCCGGTCAGCGTGACCTCGCCGTCCGGCGTGTCGCAGGACCTGACGCTCGCGCCTGCCGATCCCGGCGAGTGGCGCGCCAGCCTGCCGGCCAGCGAGCTCGGCCTGTGGCAGGCGACCGACGGCACGCTGAAGGCGCTGATCAATGTCGGCCCGACCAACCCGAAGGAGTTTTCGGAAGTCACCTCGACGACTGAAACCCTGAAGCCGCTGACGCAGGCGACCGGCGGCAACGCCGTACGCGTGGTCGACGGCACCAGCGTCGAGCTGCCGCGCATCGTGCCGGTGCGTTCGGCGAGCGTCTTCGCCGGCGATGGCTGGATGGGCGTGCGGATGCGCGACGCCAGCGTCGTGAAGGGCGTCGGTGTGCTGCCGATCTTCGCCGGCCTGATCGGCCTGCTGCTGCTGCTCGGTGCGTTCGCCGCCACCTGGGTCCGCGAAGGGCGCTAGTTGCCTGAACGACACATCGCGCGGCCACCCGCGTGAGATCGTCTGACTTCCGTTGACATAAGCTGACCGTTCCTGCGATGTTACATTATAACATCGCAGGAAGCCGAGGGGATCGGCGCCTCGCGATGTGGGGTGGCTTTTCCAGATGAAGTGGTTCCGGTCGAATATCAGGCACGGCGCCCGGCTCGCGTTGTTCGCGATGCTGGTGCAGTTCGCGCTGACGTTCGGCCACAGCCATTGGTTCGCCCAGGCCGCTCCCCTCGCCCAGTCCTTGCTCCAGCAGACCGACAGCGGCGAGAGCATCGCTTCGATCGACCGCGCCGCGGTCCAGAAGCAATCGCCCGCCGGCCCCGACCGGGACCAGCCGGGCGAGGACTATTGCGCGATCTGCGCCGTGGTCGCGATGGCGGGTACCGTCGTATCCGCGACGCCGCCTGTGCTCCTGCTGCCGCAGGCGATCGAGCTGCTTCACCTCACCACCGATGCCGAATTCGTCCATCTGAAATCGGCCGGCACAGCGTTCCAGCCCCGCGCCCCTCCCGCGTCCTGACTTCCAACAGCGCTTGATCACACCCGGCTCGCCGCTTTCAGGCGAACGCACGGGAGCAGTTGAAGTCGAATTCCGTCGCGCTGCGACGGCAGGCCGCCTCCGATCAGCACCAAATCTCGCGGACGGCGCCTGACTGGAATCAGGACCATGTCATTTGAATTGCGACGCGTGCAGCGCCTGGGTGGAGCCAGCCTGCTCCTGCTCGGCGCCGCCGCCACATCGGCGCTCGCCCAAGAGCCGGTACAACAGCCGGTACAACAGCCTGCGCAGGATAAATCATCGACCGAGATTCCCTCCGTCACCGTGACGGCGCCGAGCCCGATCGTGCGCAGGGTGGTGCCGACCCGCAGCCCGGTCCATGTCGCGCGCACCGGACGGTCGCGCAGCCAGCAACGCACGGCGGAGGCAACGCCGGCAGCGCCGGCGACGGCCGTCACGCCCCAGCAGGGCGTGCTGCCGATCGTGACCAACCAGTTCGCCACCGTCACCGTGGTGCCGAACGAGGAGATCCGCCGCGAGGGCGGCGGCCAGCTCGGCGATCTGCTGTTCTCCAAGCCGGGCATCACCGGCTCGAGCTTTGCGCCCGGCGCCTCCAGCCGGCCGGTCATCCGGGGTCTCGACGTCAACCGTGTCGGCATCGTCGAGAACGGCACCAATTCGAACGGCGCATCCGATCTCGGCGAGGATCACTTCGTTCCGGTCGATACGCTCGCAACCAACCAGGTCGAAGTGGTGCGCGGGCCGGCTGCCTTGCGCTATGGATCGACCTCGATCGGCGGCGTCGTCAGCGCCACCAACAACCGGATTCCGGATGCGCTGCCGAGCTGCGGCAGTCAGCCGTTCCAGACCTACGGCATGCCGGTCAAGGCACCGCTCGCAAGCGCCGCGACGACGCCTTGCGTTACCGCCGAGACCCGCAGCGCGTTCAGCTCAGTCGATCGCGGTGTCGAGAGCGGCGTGCTGCTCGACACCGGTGCCGGCAACTTCGCGTTCCATGCCGACGTCTATGGCCGCAACACGACGGATTACGGCATCCCGAGCTACCCCTATTTGACCGACCAGACCCGGCCCGTCGTAAACGGGCGCCAGCCCAATTCGGCGACGCGCACGGACGGTGCCTCGATCGGCGGCTCCTACTTCTTCCAGGGCGGCTATATCGGCGCATCGATCACGCAGAACGACTCGCTCTACCACATCCCCGGCATCGACGGTGCCGACCACAACACACGGATTGACGGCCACCAGACCAAGATCAACATCAAGGGCGAGTACCATCCCGACGCCGCCGCGATCGACGCCATCCGCTTCTGGGCTGGCGCCACGGATTATCGACACAACGAGATCGGCCTTGCCGACCCCGCCGATCCCAACACCGACGGTGTGCGGCAGACCTTCACCAACAAGGAGCAGGAGATCCGCACCGAGGTGCAGCTGATGCCGTTCAACGCGCGCTTCGCCGAAGTGACGACGGCGCTGGGCTTCCAGGTCGGGCATCAAGAACTGACCGCGCCGAGCCCCGACAATCCCGGCACACTGTTCAACGGCCTGTGGGACCCCAACAACAACACCCGCGTTGCCGCTTACGCCTTCAACGAATTCAAGTTCACGGATGCGACGCGAGCCCAGATCGCCGGCCGCATCGAGCATGTCGAGCTGCACGGCACGACGCCGAATTTCCCGGCCGACTACCTACCCGACGGCACGCCGCAGGTGGCGATCGCGCGCAATCCCTCCTTCACGCCGAAGAGCGGCAGCATCGGCCTGTTGCAGGACCTGCCGGGCGGCATGGTCGGCAGCATCACCGCGCAATATGTCGAGCGCGCGCCGAAGGCGGCCGAGCTGTTTTCCCGCGGCGCCCATGACGCGACGGCGACGTTCGACATCGGCAATCCGAACCTCACGATCGAGACGGCTGAGTCAGTCGAGGTTGGACTGCGCAAGGCGACGGGGCCGTTCCGATTCGAGGCGACCGTCTACTACACGCATTTCGACAATTTCATCTTTCGCCGCCTCACCGGCGTGATGTGCGACGACAGCTTCGCGTCCTGCGGCACGCCGGGCGCCGAGTTGAACCAGGCTGTCTATTCGCAAGCCAACGCGAATTTCCGCGGCGGCGAATTCCAGTCCCAGCTCGACGTCGGCGCATTCCAGGGCGGCATCTGGGGCATCGAGAACCAGTTCGACGTGGTCCGCGCCACCTTCACCGACGGCACCAACGTGCCGCGCATTCCGCCCTTGCGGTTGGGCGGCGGCGTGTTCTGGCGCGACGACAACTGGCTGATGCGCGTCAACCTGTTGCACGCCTTCGCGCAGAACAACGTCGCCGTCATCGCGGAGACGCCGACGGCGGGCTACAATCTGCTGAAGGCCGAGGTCAGCTACAAGACCAAGCTCGATCCGCGTCTGTTCGGCGCGCGCGAGATGACGGCCGGCATCGTCGGCAACAATCTCCTCAACGAAAACATCCGCAACTCGGTGTCCTACACCAAGGACGAGGTTCTGATGCCCGGCATCGGCGTTCGGGCGTTCGCCAACTTCAAGTTCTAGCCGCGCTTCAGTCGGGGCCCGCGGGCCCCGGCACCCGCGCGTTGAGTGAACCGTAGCCCGGGTGGCGCGGAGCGAAATCCAGGCTACCGGCTGCGCGTCAGCCGCTTCTCGAAGCGCCATTGATCGACGGGGAACGGCCCGTTCGAGGTGTCCGTCATCATCACGAAGGTGCCGGCGTTGCGCCACCCGCTCTTCTCGTAGAACCGCGCAGCGCGCGCGTTGCCGACGGCGCAGGCCAGCCACGCCAGCTCCACGCCGCGCGCGGCTAGGCGGGCCTCTGCGTCGGAGATCAGCGCCGCGGCCACGCCCGCGCCGTGCGCCTTCGGCGATACGAAGAGCTGATACAATTCGTCAGCCCTGACGGCGCAGAAGCCGAGCGGCGCGCCGGCCGGGCCGACGACGCGGATGTCGGGAAGCATGACCGCCAGCCGATCGCGAAAATTCGGGAGCGTGCGGAGGCGGACCAGTTCTGGCGGCGCAAGCGAGGCATGCGACCCATGCCAGGCATCGTGCCACAGCTGAGCGAGATGATCGACTTCACCGGCATCAACGGGCCGCACCTGCATCATGGATACTCCGCAAGAGGTATCGTAGCCAGGATGGAGCGCAGCACAATCCGCGAACGACCCTACCCCGCCCGCGCCTTGCTCCAGTCGGGCGTGACCTGCCCCGACACGTCCTCGAAAGCGCCGTCGACGAGCTCGAACACCAGCACGCGCGCGGCGTCGACCGGGCCCGGCATGGTGACGCGGCCCTTCGGCACCGGCTTGAAGCCGACGCGGCTGTAATAGGGCTCGTCGCCGACCAGCAGCACCAGGCGGTGGCCTTTCTCCTTGGCGTCCTTCAGCGCGCGCTCCATCAGGAGACGGCCGATGCCGCGGTCGCGGAACGGCGGCTCGACGGTGAGCGGCCCGAGCAGCAGGGCCTGCGTCTCGCCGACCAGCACCGGCAATTGCCTGACCGAGCCGACCAGCAGCGTGCCGATGCGGGCCGTGAAGGACACGTCGAGCAGATGGTCGACGTGCTCGCGAATGCGGTAAGCGCTGAGCACGAAACGGCCGGGGCCGAAGGTGCGCTCGTGCAGTCGTTCGATCGCCTGGGCGTCGCCGGCGGCTTCCGGAAGGATGGTGAGCGAGAGATCGGTCATGTCGGCATGCGTCTTCGAGCGAAGTGGTTTCTGGTTCGCGTCAGGAAAACGCGTCAATGCGAGATGCGGGATAACATCTCAGACGGCCGCGGTCCATCGGCCTCGTGGGCGACAAAACCCTGTGCCGGGCCGCGGCTGAGGACGGCCGCGAACAGCAGCGTCCAGAGCGACAGCATCAGGATCGGGATGACGTAATACTGCGTGAAGACCGGATGCGTGGCAAAGAACGCCAGATTCAGCGCGAGATTGCCCGCCACCAGCAACGCGAGTTTCCTGACGCCGCCAAGGCCGGCGAAACGCCACAACAGCGCGGTCCCGACGCAGGCAATCACGATCAACGGGAACTGGGTGTCGCGGAGATAGGCCTGCAGCACGGCCGGGTCGAGGCTCGGCGGGGCCGTATCCTGGCCGCCATAGGCCGAGACCAGCGGATTGCCCGAGTTGACCAGGTTCGCCGCGAACACCGGCAACAGCCCGACGAGGAACGAAAGGCCGAGCACGAGACCCGAGACGAACGTCTCGCGGCTACGCCAGATCAGGAACGACAATCCGAAGAACAGGAAATAGCCGGCCGACAGAACCACGTTCGCGATCCGAAAGCTCGCGGACAGGCCGAGCAGCACGCCGACGGCAGCGACCATCAGCAGGCGGCGCCGGCCTTCATCAACGAACAGTCTTGCGGTCAACAGACCCGCCAGCGCGCAGACGACCATGGTCGGCGCCATCGAATAGCTCGCCTTGGTCGGATTGATCATGAAGTAGATCGAGAGCGCGCCGAGCAATGCGGCTGATGTCAACGACAGCGGCTCCCGCGCACGCCACAGCCCGTACAGTGCAAAGCCGGCGATGATCAGATTCGCGACGACGTAGAGCGGCACGACCTGGAACCCTTCGGGGAACAGCCCGAGCACGAAGCCCGTTCCCGGCGGCGGCGTCATCACCCTTTTGCTGCCGTCCGCGGTCTGCGTGTGACAGGGCGCCAGGGTCGGCTCGTTCCAGTTCGGATAACCGATACTGCGCAGCTTGGCCGCGAGGTAGCCGTCGGTTTCCCGAGCGAGGCTGGTGTCGAGCCCGTGCCAGCCGAAGCGCTGGAACAGATGCGCCTGCCTGAGATAGCAGATGTCGTCATAGACGCCGCGGCTCTCGCTCCAATGCGAGATCAGCCTGATATTGCTGGCCAGAATTGCCAGAAACACAATTGAAAAAAAGACTTTGACAACTCTCATCGACATTCGCCGGGGCGGCCCCGCACAGCTTGAAATGGCTCGCCGCCTGTACAGGAAAAGCATCGGCAAGTATAGCAAGGGTGGGCAGTCAGGAGGTGAGGCGGACGTGGCCGATATGGGCTTGGGTACGGGTATAAATACGGACTTGGCTTCGACCGACACGTGCCGGGATGGTGCCGCCGCACCGCCGGTCGCGGCGTTGCGGATCCTGCTCGTCATTCCCTGCTTCAACGAGGAGGCCTCAATCGGCGCTCTGCTGAGCGAGATCGCGGCAACCGGCCGTGGCTACCACACCCTGGTCGTCGACGACGGCTCGTCGGACGCGACGGCCGCGGTGGCAAGCTGCCGCTCGCCGGTCGCTCGCCTCGCGCAGAATCTCGGCATCGGCGGCGCCGTGCAGACCGGCATCAAATACGCGGCCCGTCAGGATTTCGATTTCTGCATCCAGATCGACGGCGATGGGCAGCATGATCCGCGCGCCATCGAGATGCTTCTGGACGCCCATCGCAAGGACCCGACCAACATCACCATCGGAAGCCGCTTCATCGACCATGCCGGTTTCTGCTCCACGCGCATGCGGCGCGCCGGCATCAGGTTGATCGTGCTTGCGCTCAACAGTCTTTTCAGAGGCGGCGGCCGCATCACCGATCCGACCAGCGGCATGCGCTTGCTCGACCGTTCCGCCATCGCCTTCTTCGCAAAAGCGTATCCGGCGGATTTTCCGGAGCCGATCTCGCTGGCCTGGGCCATGCGCGCAGGCCTCACCGTCAGCGAAGTTCCGGTCGAGATGCGGGCGCGGGAGACCGGCGTCAGCTCGATCGACGGATTGAAGTCGGCGAGCTACATGATCCGCGTCCTCGGTTATATCCTGCTCGCGCGCCTCGTGAGGGCGTCATGACGCCGAGCGTCCCCGTTCCGATTTGTGGTCTCATCATCTCGTCGAACATTCCGAGGAGGCAGCCGTGACAGATGCCCTTCCAAGTCCGGAGACGATCGTCGTCATCTCCGCCTTTGCGCTGATCTACATGCTGGTGCTGCTGCGCAAGACGCTGCAAGGCAAGTTCGATCTCTATGACTTCCTGATGCTGTCCATGGTGGCGATCATCCCCGCGGGCTTCACGCTGTTTCCGACACTGGCCTATCTCGTCAGCCATCTGACCGGCGTCGTGTTTCCGTTCGTCGTGATGTTCGGCGCCCTGTTCCTGGTGGTGTTCGCGTTCATGCACAACATGACGGCGCGCCTGCACAGGCTGGAGCGGCAGAACTGCGCGCTGATCCAGGAGCAGAGCCTGCTGGCGCTGGAGCTGCAGGCGAAGGAGGGCGGGCAGTCGAGCGGTTGAGCGTTCAGCGCCACGTCGCGGTCAGCGGCTGGCCGTCCAGCACTTCCGCGAGCCTTTGCCGCGTGCCTGACGTGGTGCCCTCGGGCAGCGCCGTGATCGCGAAGAATCCGCATTCGACGATCTCGTGGTTGGGCTGAGGGACGCGATCCTGCCTGAACTGCCTGACCACATAGACCGCGACGTGGTCGCGGCGGGAAACGTGGCTGTTGAGGAAGATGCCGTGCAGCACCGCGTCACCGGTGAGATCGATGTCCCCCTCCTCCTTGAGCTCGCGCCGCATCGCCTGCTCCATGGTCTCGCCAAGATCGACGCCGCCGCCGGGCAGATACCAGCCGGTGATGTAGCTGTGCCTGACCAGGAACACACGGTTCTCGGAATCCAGCACCACGGCGCGGACGCCGAGCGTCATGCCGCGGACAAGCAGGAAATAGGCGTGGAAGATTCGCCGCAGCAGCGGTTCGAATGTCCGTCGGACGCTGTTCAGACGATCCCCCATCAGGCTCCCAAAAAAACTCCCGAGAAAACTCCCGAGGAAACTCCCAAGAAAACTGCCATGAAGCCCGGGTCCGGGCCCCGCTTGCACAGTCCTCGCGACCTTGCCATTACAGCGGACGAATAGCGAGGCAATCGCGCGCCATGGCCCCCTTCACGCTCGCCCATCTGTCCGACCCGCATCTGCCGCCGTTGCCGAAGCCACGGCTGATCGAGCTCGCGGGCAAGCGCGCGCTCGGCTACGTCAACTGGACGCGCAACCGCCACAAGTACCAGCGCCGCGAGGTGCTCGACGCGCTCGTCGCCGACGTCCAGGCGCAGACGCCCGACCACATCGCCGTCACAGGCGATCTCGTCAATCTGGCGCTGGAGGCGGAGTTCGCACCGGCGCGTGCCTGGCTCGACGGCGTCGGTCCGCCCGACCGCGTCACCACCATTCCCGGCAATCACGATGCCTATGTCCGCGCCACCTCTCACCGCTTCGGCGAGACCTTTGCACCCTATCTTGCAGGCGACGACGGCAGCATCGGCTTTCCGGGCGTGCGCCGGCGCGGGCCGCTCGCGCTGATCAGCCTGTCCACGGCGGTGCCGACCCTGCCGCTGATGGCGACGG
Protein-coding regions in this window:
- a CDS encoding GNAT family N-acetyltransferase encodes the protein MQVRPVDAGEVDHLAQLWHDAWHGSHASLAPPELVRLRTLPNFRDRLAVMLPDIRVVGPAGAPLGFCAVRADELYQLFVSPKAHGAGVAAALISDAEARLAARGVELAWLACAVGNARAARFYEKSGWRNAGTFVMMTDTSNGPFPVDQWRFEKRLTRSR
- a CDS encoding GNAT family N-acetyltransferase is translated as MTDLSLTILPEAAGDAQAIERLHERTFGPGRFVLSAYRIREHVDHLLDVSFTARIGTLLVGSVRQLPVLVGETQALLLGPLTVEPPFRDRGIGRLLMERALKDAKEKGHRLVLLVGDEPYYSRVGFKPVPKGRVTMPGPVDAARVLVFELVDGAFEDVSGQVTPDWSKARAG
- a CDS encoding glycosyltransferase family 2 protein; translation: MASTDTCRDGAAAPPVAALRILLVIPCFNEEASIGALLSEIAATGRGYHTLVVDDGSSDATAAVASCRSPVARLAQNLGIGGAVQTGIKYAARQDFDFCIQIDGDGQHDPRAIEMLLDAHRKDPTNITIGSRFIDHAGFCSTRMRRAGIRLIVLALNSLFRGGGRITDPTSGMRLLDRSAIAFFAKAYPADFPEPISLAWAMRAGLTVSEVPVEMRARETGVSSIDGLKSASYMIRVLGYILLARLVRAS
- a CDS encoding DUF2304 domain-containing protein codes for the protein MTDALPSPETIVVISAFALIYMLVLLRKTLQGKFDLYDFLMLSMVAIIPAGFTLFPTLAYLVSHLTGVVFPFVVMFGALFLVVFAFMHNMTARLHRLERQNCALIQEQSLLALELQAKEGGQSSG
- a CDS encoding NUDIX domain-containing protein, which produces MGDRLNSVRRTFEPLLRRIFHAYFLLVRGMTLGVRAVVLDSENRVFLVRHSYITGWYLPGGGVDLGETMEQAMRRELKEEGDIDLTGDAVLHGIFLNSHVSRRDHVAVYVVRQFRQDRVPQPNHEIVECGFFAITALPEGTTSGTRQRLAEVLDGQPLTATWR
- a CDS encoding metallophosphoesterase family protein → MAPFTLAHLSDPHLPPLPKPRLIELAGKRALGYVNWTRNRHKYQRREVLDALVADVQAQTPDHIAVTGDLVNLALEAEFAPARAWLDGVGPPDRVTTIPGNHDAYVRATSHRFGETFAPYLAGDDGSIGFPGVRRRGPLALISLSTAVPTLPLMATGTLGRDQLASLEAVLDRLAAEDAFRVLLVHHPLKSGARQKRMTDAAALLALIKRHGVELILHGHDHIHSTMWFEGPNGNIPAVGVPSASALAHGRYPAAAYNLFTIEKDNSGWRCEQTVRGLGSGFQIRQIKQARLI